The region CGCTCCGAAAAAGTGTGAAATGATTGAGTATGTGCCGACAACGACAAGTACGTCGTGAAGCAATGCAGTAATTGCTGCAAGTGCAAAATTAACATTCCTAAACGCCCAGGCAATGTAAAGTAGGATTCCGACAACGGCAATCCCTGCAGCAATTGCGGTTTTTCTCAATGTTTCAGCACCGATGGTCGGTCCGACCGTTTCGGTACGGATAACCGTAATTTCACTTTCCAGACTGTTTTGCAAAACCTGACGGAGAGAGTCTTCTTTCTGTTCGTCTATTGCAGACAGTCTGATAAAAAAAGTATTATCCGTGCGCTGTTCGAGGGTCACTATTTCCACATCTGATTGCTCCAATACTTCCTCTACCTGCTGTTTCGTCACTCCCGGATTGAATTGATACTCCAGATTGGTGCCGCCTACAAAATCGATAGAGTACACGTACCCCCATTTCCAAATCGAAAACAGCCCGAGCAGAATGACTGTTGCCGATACTGCAGCATATATTTTCCAGTATTTAATAAAATCGAACATAGTCTATTTATACGTATAAAAGGT is a window of Candidatus Roizmanbacteria bacterium DNA encoding:
- the secF gene encoding protein translocase subunit SecF, with the translated sequence MFDFIKYWKIYAAVSATVILLGLFSIWKWGYVYSIDFVGGTNLEYQFNPGVTKQQVEEVLEQSDVEIVTLEQRTDNTFFIRLSAIDEQKEDSLRQVLQNSLESEITVIRTETVGPTIGAETLRKTAIAAGIAVVGILLYIAWAFRNVNFALAAITALLHDVLVVVGTYSIISHFFGAELDTLFVTALLTTMSFSVHDTIVVFDQIREYRKKHGVGHIEEFANKALTDTMVRSLNNSFTIMFMLLALVLLGGVTVRYFAVALLIGTITGTYSSPFVATPVAVWLEKRRLSK